A part of Haloarchaeobius sp. HME9146 genomic DNA contains:
- a CDS encoding ATPase, T2SS/T4P/T4SS family, which produces MAVNDADGTESNQFEGTDDSASLSEESPPDGPTTGSDTRVGDYTWREFMAEFGYDDDVSTLYSGVNRQTTDDSQRLGLGNSEGEVQTAPHGDAWDRVDFDPEVYLGFHPDELPDIVTDQAAANGKWLWEQFATYCDPETTPVVKDEWTWEHFKWQYHYEDDGSIPHDSDGKKVELDESEYLGFESDEIEGVLSQADDFAQELQSVVDDRTVNITHEEEDEFFSTDAGNTTVVNRYDLEKAVPLDKKLHFREVERYWVNKPYAFVIIFHSEKENEKKYYAIEPYRNQIEDDLQEFMSGKLRTAIKYSEEEITVEGDEEARRGVIDRETKRLLRRYDLFKKVDRSSGSDKGIVEQIRALFDTDGEPADESDEPEEVQLDGIKARPEPAVIADDADQLNEYQVEKLLYYLKRNFIGYERIDPIKHDINVEDISVDGYHSPVFVYHSGYEQIISNIFHAERELDDFVVKLAQRSGKGISKRRPQVDATLPDGSRAQLTLGREVSDHGTNYTIRQFKEVPFTPIDLINWNTFSLDEMAFLWLCIENHKSLIFAGGTASGKTTSLNAVSLFIPSNTKIVSIEDTREVELPQRNWIASVTRPSFSEDAQGDVDEFDLLEAALRQRPDYIVMGEIRGEEGRTLFQVMSTGHTTYTTFHADSVGEVLKRFTTDPINVSKTMFTALDLVSIQTQTRVQGNKVRRNKNLTEINHYDAENDEINVQDVYQWQAETDEYLKMGDSNTLDEIQFDRGWSYEKLQDELFKRRVIIAYLIKNGLNQYVQVAATVQAYINDPDTILTLIANGRLEESLEDLREMESVEIDIDPEDEEQVPRPDANDETYNLSQDILERAEESLFDEYRGKELSGLGVDTALSGSGMDDEAEPTIEADTDDEFDFDDDDSSFMLGGDEDEDDFTFSSDGDEVEDGPSWLNDEGGFDFGDDDGFGGFGDDSGETADASASADTEPAAGDAPQLESGETAEASADAGATEETALDTTGDDGDGETLPETTESADSEPEQEITLDLEAAAAEIENEDATDDDDTTAASADGATDAVDDATTANDSDIDDAVPDDGGAGGTVDAGDDGGFSMGDDESDPGPIFGEVEDTGTESMFDTDSGRPDDDTAFFGTDDEPFFAEEDDVGSIFGDEGGSGLFTEDEDDEEVPDDGGMFGGAADDGEDEPTPTDEAAAEDEEGSIFGADDEPDDGGSVFGDGDDDGDSDDGDSIFGDNDGDSVFGEDDAATGDDSDDDSDDSTGGVFDGDAE; this is translated from the coding sequence ATGGCTGTTAACGATGCCGACGGAACCGAGTCGAACCAGTTCGAGGGGACTGACGATTCGGCCTCCCTGTCGGAAGAGAGCCCGCCCGACGGGCCGACGACGGGCTCCGACACCAGAGTGGGCGACTATACCTGGCGGGAATTCATGGCGGAATTCGGGTACGACGACGATGTCTCCACGCTCTATTCTGGTGTCAACCGACAGACGACGGACGATTCACAGCGACTGGGCCTCGGCAACAGCGAGGGAGAGGTCCAGACAGCACCCCACGGCGACGCGTGGGACCGTGTGGACTTCGACCCCGAAGTGTATCTCGGCTTCCATCCGGACGAACTCCCCGACATAGTCACGGACCAGGCTGCCGCGAACGGGAAGTGGCTCTGGGAACAGTTCGCGACGTACTGTGACCCCGAGACGACCCCCGTGGTCAAGGACGAGTGGACGTGGGAGCACTTCAAATGGCAGTACCACTACGAGGACGACGGCTCGATTCCCCACGACAGCGACGGGAAGAAGGTCGAACTCGACGAGTCCGAGTACCTGGGCTTCGAATCCGACGAGATAGAAGGGGTGCTGAGTCAGGCCGACGACTTCGCACAGGAGCTCCAGAGCGTCGTCGACGACCGGACCGTCAACATCACGCACGAGGAGGAAGACGAGTTCTTCTCGACCGATGCAGGGAACACGACGGTCGTCAACCGCTACGACCTCGAGAAGGCGGTCCCGCTGGACAAGAAGCTCCACTTCCGCGAGGTCGAGCGCTACTGGGTCAACAAACCCTACGCCTTCGTCATCATCTTCCACTCCGAGAAGGAGAACGAGAAGAAGTACTACGCCATCGAGCCGTACCGCAACCAGATCGAAGACGACCTGCAGGAGTTCATGTCCGGGAAGCTCCGGACCGCGATCAAGTACTCCGAGGAAGAGATCACCGTCGAGGGCGACGAGGAGGCGCGGCGCGGCGTCATCGACCGCGAGACGAAACGGCTGTTGCGCCGATACGACCTGTTCAAGAAGGTCGACCGCTCCAGCGGCAGCGACAAAGGAATCGTCGAGCAGATTCGAGCGCTGTTCGACACCGACGGCGAGCCGGCAGATGAGAGCGACGAGCCCGAAGAGGTCCAGCTCGACGGTATCAAGGCCCGGCCGGAACCCGCGGTCATCGCCGACGACGCGGACCAGCTCAACGAGTACCAGGTCGAGAAGCTGCTGTACTACCTGAAACGCAATTTCATCGGGTACGAGCGCATCGACCCCATCAAGCACGACATCAACGTGGAGGACATCTCGGTCGACGGGTACCACTCCCCGGTGTTCGTCTACCACTCCGGCTACGAGCAGATCATCTCGAACATCTTCCACGCCGAACGCGAGCTCGACGACTTCGTCGTCAAACTCGCCCAGCGGTCCGGCAAGGGTATCTCGAAGCGCCGGCCACAGGTCGACGCGACCCTCCCGGACGGCTCTCGTGCCCAGTTGACCCTCGGTCGTGAGGTGTCCGACCACGGGACCAACTACACCATCCGTCAGTTCAAGGAGGTCCCGTTCACGCCCATCGACCTCATCAACTGGAACACGTTCTCGCTTGACGAGATGGCGTTCCTCTGGCTCTGTATCGAGAACCACAAATCGCTCATCTTCGCCGGCGGTACCGCGTCAGGGAAGACGACGAGCCTGAACGCGGTCTCGCTGTTCATCCCCTCGAACACGAAGATCGTCTCCATCGAGGACACGCGCGAGGTCGAACTGCCCCAGCGGAACTGGATCGCGAGCGTCACCCGTCCCTCGTTCAGCGAGGACGCACAGGGTGACGTCGACGAGTTCGACCTGCTGGAGGCCGCACTGCGTCAACGCCCGGACTACATCGTGATGGGTGAGATCCGTGGTGAGGAAGGCCGGACGCTGTTCCAGGTCATGTCCACGGGTCACACCACCTACACCACGTTCCACGCGGACTCCGTGGGTGAGGTCCTGAAGCGGTTCACGACCGACCCCATCAACGTCTCGAAGACGATGTTCACCGCGCTGGACCTCGTCTCCATCCAGACCCAGACCCGGGTCCAGGGCAACAAGGTCCGCCGGAACAAGAACCTCACCGAGATCAACCACTACGACGCGGAGAACGACGAGATCAACGTTCAGGACGTCTACCAGTGGCAGGCGGAGACGGACGAGTACCTCAAGATGGGGGACTCGAACACGCTTGACGAGATCCAGTTCGACCGCGGGTGGAGCTACGAGAAGCTCCAGGACGAGCTGTTCAAACGACGCGTCATCATCGCGTACCTCATCAAGAACGGGCTGAACCAGTACGTACAGGTGGCCGCGACGGTCCAGGCGTACATCAACGACCCGGACACCATCCTGACGCTCATCGCGAACGGCCGCCTCGAGGAGAGCCTCGAAGACCTGCGCGAGATGGAGTCCGTCGAGATCGACATCGACCCGGAGGACGAAGAGCAGGTCCCCCGCCCGGACGCGAACGACGAGACGTACAACCTCTCGCAGGACATCCTCGAACGCGCCGAGGAGTCGCTGTTCGACGAGTACCGCGGGAAGGAACTGAGCGGTCTCGGCGTCGACACCGCCCTCTCAGGGTCCGGGATGGACGACGAGGCGGAACCGACCATCGAGGCCGACACCGACGACGAGTTCGACTTCGACGACGACGACAGCTCGTTCATGCTCGGTGGTGACGAAGACGAGGACGACTTCACGTTCTCCAGCGACGGCGACGAGGTCGAAGACGGTCCCTCCTGGCTCAACGACGAGGGCGGCTTCGACTTCGGTGACGACGACGGATTCGGAGGGTTCGGTGACGATTCCGGCGAGACGGCCGACGCGAGCGCCAGCGCAGACACCGAGCCCGCGGCCGGGGACGCCCCACAGCTCGAATCGGGGGAGACCGCCGAGGCATCGGCAGACGCGGGTGCCACCGAGGAGACGGCACTCGATACGACGGGTGACGATGGCGATGGCGAGACGCTTCCGGAGACGACGGAATCGGCCGACTCGGAACCGGAACAGGAGATAACGCTCGACCTGGAGGCCGCCGCTGCCGAGATAGAGAACGAGGACGCGACCGACGATGACGACACCACGGCCGCGTCGGCAGACGGGGCGACCGACGCCGTCGACGATGCGACGACGGCGAACGATTCGGACATCGACGACGCAGTCCCCGACGATGGCGGCGCAGGCGGTACTGTGGATGCGGGCGACGACGGTGGGTTCTCCATGGGCGACGACGAATCGGACCCCGGTCCCATCTTCGGCGAGGTCGAGGACACGGGGACCGAATCCATGTTCGACACCGACAGCGGCCGCCCGGACGACGACACCGCGTTCTTCGGAACCGACGACGAACCGTTCTTCGCCGAGGAGGACGACGTCGGCTCGATCTTCGGTGACGAGGGCGGCAGCGGTCTCTTCACCGAGGATGAAGACGACGAGGAGGTCCCGGACGACGGTGGGATGTTCGGAGGCGCAGCCGACGACGGTGAAGACGAGCCCACCCCGACCGACGAGGCCGCCGCCGAAGACGAGGAGGGCTCGATATTCGGGGCCGACGACGAGCCGGACGACGGCGGGTCCGTCTTCGGGGACGGAGACGACGACGGCGACTCTGACGACGGCGACAGCATCTTCGGCGACAACGACGGTGACTCCGTCTTCGGCGAGGACGACGCTGCCACCGGAGACGATTCCGACGACGATTCCGACGATTCGACCGGTGGCGTGTTCGACGGTGATGCCGAATGA
- a CDS encoding twin-arginine translocase TatA/TatE family subunit has protein sequence MALELTPLFIGGGLGGPEMIVIFLIVVLLFGANKIPKIARSTGEAMGEFQKGREEVEQELQEMRDGATGEVDTSLDTSVDTETVTETETASETETETASETETDSDKK, from the coding sequence ATGGCACTCGAACTCACACCACTGTTCATCGGCGGCGGCCTCGGCGGCCCCGAGATGATCGTCATCTTCCTCATCGTCGTGCTGCTCTTCGGCGCGAACAAGATTCCGAAGATCGCACGCTCGACCGGTGAGGCGATGGGCGAATTCCAGAAAGGGCGCGAAGAAGTCGAACAAGAACTGCAGGAGATGCGCGACGGCGCGACGGGCGAAGTCGACACGTCCCTCGACACCTCCGTCGACACCGAGACCGTCACCGAGACGGAAACGGCCTCTGAGACCGAAACGGAAACGGCCTCGGAAACCGAGACGGACTCCGACAAGAAGTAA
- a CDS encoding redoxin domain-containing protein: MVDVGDEAPDFTAPLANGDVESFTLSERLDEAPIVLAFFPGAFTGVCTTEMCTFQDQLAGFDDIGATVYGISVDSPFSLNEFREKNGLEFGLVSDFNKEIIDDYGITMDFADLGVYGVAKRSVFVVDADGEVTWSWVSDDPGVEPDYDAVREAAEAAE; the protein is encoded by the coding sequence ATGGTCGACGTAGGCGACGAAGCCCCCGACTTCACTGCACCGCTTGCAAACGGCGACGTGGAATCGTTCACGCTCTCGGAGCGTCTCGACGAGGCTCCCATCGTGCTGGCGTTCTTCCCCGGCGCGTTCACCGGCGTCTGCACGACGGAGATGTGCACGTTCCAGGACCAGCTCGCCGGCTTCGATGACATCGGCGCGACGGTCTACGGCATCTCCGTGGACTCTCCGTTCTCGCTGAACGAGTTCCGCGAGAAGAACGGGCTCGAGTTCGGTCTCGTCAGCGACTTCAACAAGGAGATCATCGACGACTACGGCATCACCATGGACTTCGCCGACCTCGGTGTCTACGGTGTCGCAAAGCGCTCCGTGTTCGTCGTCGACGCCGACGGCGAGGTCACGTGGTCGTGGGTCAGCGACGACCCCGGCGTCGAACCCGACTACGATGCCGTCCGCGAAGCCGCCGAAGCCGCCGAGTAA
- a CDS encoding HD domain-containing protein — protein MSDTDESGVEGRVYSPADEHAFDDEKLNKVLEFVENDPEIQAYLDAQNVNAVTRKGYNDHGAKHISIVCHRALCLYDLLKRAGIDFNGARDHGLDEEDEAVIIALAATLHDIGHIVHRDDHSYYSIPLASDELDRILPEFYNKPDCVRMKGEVLHAILCHHTAEQPLTREAGVVRVADALDMESGRSRIPYEKGGRGINTLSSQAIKNVSLQEGDEYPVLVEIEMTSAAGVYQVDNLLKAKLRDSMLEDLVRIVAIKSGSETDDLVERIEL, from the coding sequence ATGAGCGACACTGACGAGTCCGGCGTCGAAGGCCGTGTCTACTCCCCCGCAGACGAGCACGCCTTCGACGACGAGAAGCTGAACAAGGTTCTCGAATTCGTCGAGAACGACCCCGAGATACAGGCGTATCTCGACGCCCAGAACGTCAATGCGGTCACGCGCAAGGGGTACAACGACCACGGCGCGAAACATATCTCCATCGTCTGCCACCGCGCGCTCTGTCTGTACGACCTGCTGAAACGCGCCGGTATCGATTTCAACGGTGCCCGCGACCACGGCCTCGACGAGGAGGACGAAGCTGTCATCATCGCCCTCGCGGCCACCCTCCACGACATCGGGCACATCGTCCACCGCGACGACCACTCGTACTACTCGATTCCCCTCGCCTCCGACGAACTCGACCGTATCCTCCCCGAGTTCTACAACAAACCCGACTGCGTGCGCATGAAGGGTGAGGTCCTCCACGCCATCCTCTGTCACCACACGGCCGAACAGCCGCTCACCCGTGAGGCCGGCGTCGTGCGTGTCGCCGACGCGCTCGACATGGAGTCCGGGCGCTCGCGCATCCCGTACGAGAAGGGTGGTCGTGGCATCAACACGCTCTCTAGCCAGGCCATCAAGAACGTCTCGCTCCAGGAAGGTGACGAGTACCCGGTTCTCGTCGAGATCGAGATGACCAGTGCGGCCGGCGTCTACCAGGTCGACAACCTGCTCAAAGCGAAGCTTCGGGACTCGATGCTCGAGGACCTCGTCCGCATCGTCGCCATCAAATCCGGCAGCGAGACCGACGACCTCGTCGAGCGAATCGAACTCTAG
- a CDS encoding helix-turn-helix domain-containing protein has protein sequence MSATRRAERLETTAVQSVGSPTGKLVCLYLNTAGESTTAQLQDALGLSKLTLFSVLSTLEERGLVDRDDTGQVTLADGQ, from the coding sequence ATGAGTGCGACACGACGCGCGGAACGACTCGAGACGACAGCGGTGCAATCGGTCGGGTCACCGACGGGGAAACTGGTCTGTCTCTACCTGAACACGGCTGGCGAGTCGACGACTGCACAGCTCCAGGATGCACTGGGTCTCAGCAAACTCACGCTCTTTTCTGTCCTCTCGACGCTCGAAGAGCGCGGCCTCGTCGACCGGGACGACACCGGTCAGGTCACGCTCGCCGACGGTCAGTAG
- a CDS encoding DoxX family protein, whose translation MATNDYTTGSNTFESKLGGITVTGKAHSLSAWFVLSLRLMMGYAFLHAGWDKVFAAEGFNSSGYLVHAAGANGNPLQGMFLWMGQTAWFVEFANIAVPWGELFIGLGLLVGAMVRLAAFFGALMMAMFYFGNWSIEHGIINGDFAYMLVFLAVAAFGAGRILGLDTLIENYEIGGEKLIEKYPRLDYILG comes from the coding sequence ATGGCAACCAACGATTACACGACCGGAAGCAACACCTTCGAGAGCAAACTGGGCGGCATCACCGTCACGGGGAAGGCGCACAGCCTGAGCGCGTGGTTCGTGCTCTCGCTGCGCCTCATGATGGGGTATGCGTTCCTGCACGCTGGCTGGGATAAAGTCTTCGCCGCTGAAGGGTTCAACTCGAGCGGCTACCTCGTGCACGCTGCTGGGGCGAACGGGAACCCGCTGCAGGGGATGTTCCTGTGGATGGGCCAGACTGCCTGGTTCGTCGAGTTCGCGAACATCGCCGTGCCGTGGGGTGAGCTGTTCATCGGTCTTGGACTGCTCGTCGGCGCGATGGTCCGCCTCGCAGCGTTCTTCGGAGCGCTCATGATGGCGATGTTCTACTTCGGGAACTGGAGCATCGAACACGGCATCATCAACGGCGACTTCGCGTACATGCTCGTGTTCCTGGCCGTCGCCGCCTTCGGTGCAGGGCGCATCCTCGGCCTGGACACCCTCATCGAGAACTACGAGATCGGTGGCGAGAAACTCATCGAGAAGTACCCCAGACTCGACTACATCCTCGGCTGA
- a CDS encoding XapX domain-containing protein: MDVTQVLFATLTGFAVGALFKFVEVPIPAPPNLAGVMGIVGIFLGFKAMSEAGITVTDVMQALGLA; this comes from the coding sequence ATGGATGTGACACAGGTTCTCTTCGCGACTCTCACTGGCTTCGCGGTCGGTGCGCTGTTCAAGTTCGTCGAGGTCCCGATTCCAGCGCCGCCGAACCTCGCGGGCGTGATGGGTATCGTCGGCATCTTCCTCGGTTTCAAGGCGATGTCTGAAGCCGGCATCACCGTCACCGACGTGATGCAGGCGCTCGGGCTGGCCTGA
- a CDS encoding FAD-binding protein, with amino-acid sequence MYEHDVLVVGGGGAGLRAAIAAHEEGADVAIVTKLHPVRSHTGAAEGGINAALREGDDWELHAYDTMKGSDYLGDAPAIETLAQDAPDEVFQIEHWGMPFSREDDGRVSQRPFGGLSFPRTTYAGAETGHHLLHTMYEQVVKRGIEVYDEWYVMNLAVTDEETPEDRSCHGLVGYDVKSGEIAGFKANKGVILATGGPGQAFDHTTNAVACTGDGYAMAYRAGVPMEDMEFVQFHPTTLPSTGVLISEGVRGEGGILYNANGERFMFEYGYANNAGELASRDVVSRAELTEVNNGRGFEDEYVMLDMRHLGEERIVDRLENILHLAEDFEGVDGLKEPMPVKPGQHYEMGGIETDENGHTCIDGLYAAGETACVSVHGANRLGGNALPELIVFGARAGRHAAGADLGEAEIETGERGDIEYDETELPYQPGEVGMTGPQTDAVADGGAVAADADSVVDAAVQTERDRVDHLLEKDEGIQHSQIRAKLQKTMTENVNVFREEEGLKQALKDIREIREAYQDVYVDDPSRTFNTDLQHTIETRNLIDIAEAITLGALVRTEFRGAHWRAEHQERKDDEWLKHTLIAWHDGEPTIFYRPVILEGENKTYEPKVRSY; translated from the coding sequence ATGTACGAACACGACGTGCTCGTGGTCGGTGGCGGTGGAGCGGGTCTCCGCGCCGCCATCGCCGCCCACGAAGAAGGTGCAGACGTGGCGATCGTCACGAAACTCCACCCGGTCCGCTCGCACACCGGTGCAGCAGAGGGTGGCATCAACGCGGCCCTTCGCGAGGGCGACGACTGGGAACTGCATGCCTACGACACGATGAAGGGCTCGGACTACCTCGGCGACGCGCCCGCCATCGAGACGCTGGCGCAGGACGCCCCCGACGAGGTCTTCCAGATCGAGCACTGGGGGATGCCGTTCTCCCGCGAAGACGACGGCCGCGTCTCCCAGCGCCCGTTCGGTGGCCTCTCGTTCCCGCGCACCACCTACGCCGGTGCCGAGACCGGACACCACCTGCTCCACACGATGTACGAGCAGGTCGTCAAACGAGGCATCGAGGTGTACGACGAGTGGTACGTGATGAACCTCGCCGTCACGGACGAGGAGACGCCCGAGGACCGGAGCTGTCACGGCCTCGTGGGCTACGACGTCAAGTCCGGCGAGATCGCCGGCTTCAAGGCGAACAAGGGGGTCATCCTCGCGACCGGTGGCCCCGGCCAGGCGTTCGACCACACGACCAACGCGGTCGCCTGTACCGGTGACGGCTACGCGATGGCCTACCGCGCCGGCGTCCCGATGGAGGACATGGAGTTCGTCCAGTTCCACCCGACGACCCTGCCGAGCACTGGTGTGCTCATCTCCGAGGGTGTCCGTGGTGAGGGCGGTATCCTCTACAACGCCAACGGCGAGCGCTTCATGTTCGAGTACGGCTACGCCAACAACGCCGGCGAACTCGCCTCTCGTGACGTGGTCTCGCGTGCCGAGTTGACCGAGGTCAACAACGGGCGCGGCTTCGAGGACGAGTACGTCATGCTCGACATGCGCCACCTCGGCGAAGAGCGCATCGTCGACCGCCTGGAGAACATCCTCCACCTCGCGGAGGACTTCGAAGGCGTCGACGGGCTCAAGGAGCCGATGCCGGTCAAGCCCGGCCAGCACTACGAGATGGGTGGCATCGAGACCGACGAGAACGGCCACACCTGCATCGACGGGCTCTACGCCGCCGGTGAGACCGCGTGTGTCTCCGTCCACGGTGCCAACCGCCTCGGCGGCAACGCCCTGCCGGAACTCATCGTCTTCGGCGCACGCGCCGGCCGCCACGCCGCCGGTGCCGACCTCGGCGAGGCCGAGATCGAGACGGGCGAGCGCGGCGACATCGAGTACGACGAGACCGAGCTGCCGTACCAGCCCGGCGAGGTCGGCATGACCGGCCCGCAGACCGACGCCGTTGCCGACGGTGGCGCGGTCGCGGCCGACGCCGACAGCGTCGTCGACGCCGCGGTCCAGACCGAGCGCGACCGCGTCGACCACCTGCTGGAGAAGGACGAGGGCATCCAGCACTCCCAGATCCGGGCCAAGCTCCAGAAGACGATGACCGAGAACGTCAACGTCTTCCGCGAGGAGGAGGGCCTCAAGCAGGCCCTCAAGGACATCCGGGAGATTCGCGAGGCCTATCAGGACGTGTACGTCGACGACCCGTCGCGCACGTTCAACACGGACCTCCAGCACACCATCGAGACGCGCAACCTCATCGACATCGCCGAGGCCATCACGCTCGGTGCACTCGTCCGCACGGAGTTCCGCGGCGCCCACTGGCGCGCGGAGCACCAGGAGCGCAAGGACGACGAGTGGCTGAAGCACACGCTCATCGCGTGGCACGACGGGGAGCCGACCATCTTCTACCGGCCGGTCATCCTCGAAGGCGAGAACAAGACGTACGAGCCCAAGGTCCGCTCGTACTGA
- a CDS encoding succinate dehydrogenase/fumarate reductase iron-sulfur subunit, with translation MSTQLPDTETEETDVEPSGKPHQDERMAEKKRKKAFRDAEKQAKEDLEAAENAVHLKVFRYDPEVEDKQEPRFDDFYVPYKKGMTVLDALMYARDHYDSSLTFRHSCRQAVCGSDAMFVNGRQRLCCKTQLSEMAEPVRIEPLPHQEVVKDLVVDMEHFYDQMHAVEPYFQSEDVPSGEEQHQTRENREKVKMSTRCIWCGACMSSCNIAAGDNEYLGPAAINKAYRFYMDERENEEELKEHRLRILEQEHGVWRCQTQFSCTEVCPKDIPLTEHIQELKREAVKQNLKFW, from the coding sequence ATGAGTACGCAACTACCCGACACCGAGACGGAAGAGACCGACGTCGAACCGAGCGGCAAGCCGCACCAGGACGAGCGGATGGCCGAGAAGAAGCGCAAGAAGGCGTTCCGCGACGCCGAGAAGCAGGCGAAAGAGGACCTCGAGGCCGCCGAGAACGCGGTCCACCTCAAGGTCTTCCGCTACGACCCCGAGGTCGAGGACAAACAGGAGCCCCGCTTCGACGACTTCTACGTCCCGTACAAGAAGGGCATGACCGTCCTCGACGCGCTGATGTACGCGCGAGACCACTACGATTCGTCGCTGACGTTCCGCCACTCCTGCCGACAGGCGGTGTGTGGCTCCGACGCGATGTTCGTCAACGGGCGACAGCGCCTGTGCTGCAAGACGCAGCTCTCGGAGATGGCCGAGCCGGTCCGCATCGAGCCCCTGCCCCACCAGGAGGTCGTCAAGGACCTGGTCGTCGACATGGAGCACTTCTACGACCAGATGCACGCGGTCGAGCCGTACTTCCAGTCCGAGGACGTCCCCTCGGGTGAGGAGCAGCATCAGACGCGTGAGAACCGCGAGAAGGTCAAGATGTCCACGCGCTGTATCTGGTGTGGTGCCTGTATGTCCTCGTGTAACATCGCCGCAGGGGACAACGAGTACCTCGGGCCGGCGGCCATCAACAAGGCCTACCGGTTCTACATGGACGAGCGCGAGAACGAGGAAGAGCTGAAAGAACACCGACTGCGCATCCTCGAGCAGGAACACGGTGTCTGGCGCTGCCAGACCCAGTTCTCCTGTACCGAGGTGTGTCCCAAGGACATCCCGCTGACCGAGCACATCCAGGAGCTCAAGCGCGAAGCAGTCAAGCAGAACCTGAAATTCTGGTGA
- a CDS encoding succinate dehydrogenase hydrophobic membrane anchor subunit, with protein sequence MAGAPTSFERGGWGWLFQRITAAFLVVVLAFHFFLLHFYHHAFEITFAGTSARMEDIGYFATMWLFLVTATFHGVNGVYNALVNQGISGSAKTAVKGVLGIAGLLLVAQGTRVALVMNGFL encoded by the coding sequence ATGGCGGGCGCACCGACCTCCTTCGAGCGTGGCGGCTGGGGCTGGCTGTTCCAGCGCATCACGGCTGCGTTCCTCGTGGTGGTGCTCGCGTTCCACTTCTTCCTGCTTCACTTCTACCACCACGCGTTCGAGATCACCTTCGCCGGCACGTCGGCCCGCATGGAGGACATCGGCTACTTCGCGACGATGTGGCTGTTCCTCGTGACGGCGACGTTCCACGGTGTCAACGGGGTCTACAACGCACTCGTCAATCAGGGTATCAGCGGCTCCGCCAAGACGGCCGTCAAGGGCGTGCTGGGCATCGCTGGTCTCCTGCTCGTCGCACAGGGCACCAGAGTCGCACTCGTCATGAACGGGTTCCTCTAA
- the sdhC gene encoding succinate dehydrogenase, cytochrome b556 subunit, producing MSQSYNRGLIEDFSRWKEFSAGMWAWIFHKFTGWVLIGYLFTHIAVLSTAIEASTASASAISGGTDVYSTTLSTLEGIFIVRLLEVGLLAVAVFHILNGIRLLLVDLGIGLESQDKTFYASLVLTGVIIIASVPTFMAGLGGA from the coding sequence ATGAGTCAGTCTTACAATCGCGGTCTAATCGAGGACTTCAGTCGCTGGAAGGAGTTCTCGGCCGGGATGTGGGCGTGGATATTCCACAAGTTCACGGGATGGGTTCTCATCGGATACCTGTTCACCCACATCGCCGTGCTGAGTACTGCCATCGAAGCGTCGACGGCGTCGGCGAGCGCAATCAGCGGGGGCACCGACGTGTACTCGACGACACTGAGCACGCTGGAGGGCATCTTCATCGTGCGCCTGCTCGAAGTCGGCCTGCTGGCGGTCGCCGTGTTCCACATCCTCAACGGCATCCGCCTGCTGCTGGTCGACCTCGGCATCGGGCTGGAATCGCAGGACAAGACCTTCTACGCGTCACTGGTGCTGACGGGCGTCATCATCATCGCGTCGGTCCCGACCTTCATGGCGGGACTGGGGGGTGCCTGA